TCCCCTTGACCAACTGGTGCCGGACTATCTTCGTCCAGGAGAACTTGAGCAGGTAGGCGCCGCTGTCGCGGTCACCGAACACCCACCGGTCGTTCCTGGACCTGTTGAACCGGCCGAAGTACTTGTCGGATATCCAGTGCTTCGGCTTGTTCGGGTGACTGTGCTTGGCCCACTTGTAAGCGAGCTTCCACATGTGATTGTCCAGCGCCGTGAAGATCTCGCTGGACACCACCGTCCGGTAGTAGGCCGACCAACCCCGCACGATCGGGTTGATCTTCTTGAGTACCGCACCGGCGTTAGCTCCTCGCAAGGCCACCATTTCGGTACTGAGCCGTTCCCGTATCCGTCTCTGAGCCGCCGTGCTCGGTTTGATCAGCAGTTTGCCGTGATAGCGGCGGACGTTGAACCCCAGGAAGTCGAATCCGCTCTCCGCGTGGACAATGCGTGTCTTGTCCTCGTGAAAGGCGAGTCCCCTGGGCGTCAGCCATGCAGCCAGCCGTTCCTTGACCTGCTCGGCCTGTTCACGGCTGGTGCACATCGCGACAAGGTGAGTCGGCGGCGGGAATCGCACCCGCCGCCGCTCGCAGAACCGTGCGGGAGCCTCTCGGCTCACACGGCTCCCGTTGCCCAGCCATCAGGTTTGAGGCCGAACCGCCAATGGGCGAACATGTTGGGATACCGGCGGGCCGTGCCCGCCAGTAGTTCTCCCGCGCGTTTCTCCCGGCGGCGTAGTCGTTTGTACTTCTGGCAAGCCCAGCCCCCACCAACATTCTGTTGATGCGCCGGAGGAGGGGATACAACATGGACTTGTAGAAGCGCCCGTAATAGTTGATCCATCCCTGCACGACGCTGTTGAACATCCGCGCAAGGTCCATCAGGGACTTGTCACTGCGCTGGGCGATGCGCCAGGAACGCATTTCCTTGCCCATCGCCTTGATCGCCGCCCTGCTGACCGCGGGCAGGAAGTTCACGAAATGCTTCCCGTACCGGTTCTTGGCCAGCCTGGGCCGGAACGTATACCCGAGGAACGTGAACGACGTGTGCTCGTACGAGCCCCGCCGGTCCGCGTCCTTGCAGTAGACGATGCGCGTCTTGTCCGGATGCAACTCCAGACCGACCTGCGCCAATCGCTGCGCGAGAGCATCCCGTACGCGACGGGCCTGGCTTTCGCTCTTGCAGTGGATTACCGCATCATCGCAGTACCGCTCGAAGGCGACGTGCGGGAACTCCCGCACGAGCCACGCATCGAACGCGTAGTGCAGATATAGATTCGCCAATACGGGAGAAATAGCCGACCCCTGAGGAGTCCCCCTTTCCCGTTGCTGCACCGAGCCGTCCGGCTTCGCCAGCGGAGCCACAAGCCACCGCTTGACGTAGAGCAGGACCCACTTCCCGTCCTCATCGACATGCCGCTCAACAGCCCTGAGCATCAGCTCATGGTCCACGCTGTCGAAGAACGCCCGGATGTCGAGATCGACCACCCAGTCGCTGCGCCAGCAACGCCGCCGGCACTGCTCCACCGCGTCCAACGCCGACCGCCTGGGCCGGTAGCCGTAGGAGTCCGGATGGAACACAGGCTCCACCCGTCTCTCCAAATACATTGCGGCCACCGTCTGCGCGATCCGGTCAGACACAGAAGGAATCCCAAGGACACGGACACCTTTTCCGCCCGCCTTGGGGATCTCGACGGCTTTCACCGCCGGAGGGAAGTACGAACCGGACGACATCCGATTCCACAGCTTGAACAGGTTCCTCGAAAGGTTCTGCTCGAACTGCTCGATCGTGACGCCGTCCACCCCGGGTGCACCCCGATTGGCTTTGACCCTCTGATACGCCTCCCACACCCCCGGGTTCGACGTAATTCGGGGGTTCTGGAGGCGGCGGCAGGGTGAAACTGCTGGTCAAGGGCGCGTGGGCTGGAGTTGCACGCGAAAGTGCCTAGAGACACGATTTCTCTGGTTTTCCTGTACTGGCCTGGCCTTGTCCCGTATGGTCTGGAGTCGTGTATGTGAGGACGACCAAGCGGGAGAACAAGTCCGGGACGGTGCGGTACCTGCACCTGGCCCACAACGAGTGGGACCCGGTCAAGGGCCGGGCCGTGCCGAAGGTGCTGTTCACCTTCGGCCGGGAGGACGAGTTGGACCGCGACGCGATCCGGCGGCTGGTCGCGTCCTTGTCGCGGCTGCTGGAGCCCGGCGAGGCCCTGGAAGCGGGCACCACGCCGGGGCTGGAGTTCACCGGCTCGGTCCCGTTCGGCGGGGCCTACGTCCTGGACCACCTGTGGCACCGACTGAAGATCGACCAGATCGTGTCCGGGGTCGGGCAGCCCAAGCGGGGGCGGCCCCGGGACATGTCCGCGACCGAGCGGGTGTTGTTCGCGCTGGTCGCCAACCGCGCGCTGGCCCCGTCCTCGAAGCTCGCCGCCGCCGAGTGGATCACCCACGACGTGCACATCGACTCGCTGCCCGAGGCCGGCGAGCAGTCCTGCTACCGGGCGATGGACTGGCTCCACGAGGTCAAGGACGACCTGGAGAAGCAGGTCTTCGACGAGGTCGCGAACCTGCTGAACCTGGAAGTGGACCTGCTGTTCTTCGACACCACCAGCACCTACTTCGAACTCGAGGAACCCGACGAGTCCGTCGCCCGCGACGAGAAGGGCCACCGCCGGGACGACGCCGGCGACGAGGGCCAGGACGTCGGGGACGCGGCCAAGCCGGCCGGGTTCCGCACGCACGGCAAGTCGAAGGACTCCCGCGACGACCTGCCCCAGATCGTGATCGGCCTGGCGGTCACCCGCGACGGCATCCCGGTCCGCGTCTGGTCCTGGCCCGGAAATGCCTCGGACCAGACCCTGATCCGGCAGGTCAAGGACGACATGCGCGACTGGACCCTCTCCAAGATCGTGTGGGTCGCCGACCGCGGCTTCTCATCTGACCGCAACCGCCGCTACCTGCGCAGCGGCACCGACGCCTACATCATCGGCGAGAAGCTCCGCACCACATCCCCCGAGGTCAAGCAGGCCCTGTCCCGACAGGGCCGCTACCAGGACATCACCGGCCACATGCGCGTCAAGGAGGTACGGATCAGCGACACCGAACGGTTCGTCATCTGCCACAACCCCGAAGCCGCCGACCGCGACCAGCACATGCGCGAGCAACTCGTCGCCCAACTCCAAGAGCTGATCGCCGATACCGACAAGCTCAGCGACTTCAAGCGCGGCGAGCTACGCGGCAAGATCGCCGCCAAGCCCGGCCTGAACCGCTACCTGCGCATCACCCCCGCCGGGAAGCTCCGCGTCGACCAGACCAAGGTCAAAGCCGAGGAGAACCGCGACGGCAAGTACCTGCTGCGCTGCTCGGACCCCAAGCTCTCCGCCGAGGACATCGCGCGCGGCTACAAGGCCCTCCTGGAAGTCGAGCGTGGCTGGCGGGACATGAAGCAGGTCATCGACCTGCGGCCGGTCTACCACCGGCTCGAGGAACGCATCCGCGCCCACGTCCTGCTGTGCTGGCTCGCGCTCCTGCTCATCCGCATCGCGGAGACCGCCACCGGCGAGACCTGGCCCAGGATCCGCCGCGAGCTCGACCGCCTCCACCTGGGCACCTTCACCGGCCCCACCGGCACGTTCCAGCAGGTCACCACCCCCACCAAGCCCCAGCAGGACCTCCTCACCAAGCTGCAGATCCCCACCCCCAAGCAGATCGCCGGCCTTCAGCCCGCACCACGCTGACCAGCCACAACCCCACCGCCTAGAGACACGCCCTCCAGGCGGCCACAACCATGTTCCCCCAGGTCAGGCCCCACTTTCGGCTCTCTAGGCCGCCGAATTATGTCGAACCCGGGACACCATCGACTTGGGAATGTCAAACGACTTGGCCATGGCCTGCGGCCTTGATCCGTTCACCTGGCTCCTCCCGGGAACTCCGGTTGACCACCAAACAAGATCCGAGCAACCCGCCCCCTTCGCTCCGCCCCCATTACAGGAGCTTCATCACTACTACGAGGCGGTCCGTCCCCCTGCCACGCATCGGTACTACCTCTGCCCCTCACAGTTTCAGCTGTTTGGGGTTCTCCCTTATCGCCAACCGGCCTTCAACCCGACCGGCGGCAGCATCATGGCGAGGGGTTCCCACGTTCCGCACTGGCGCCTGTCGCCGAGCTCGCGCCACCTTCATGCCGGGCCGCCACCTGGCCAGGAAAACAGGAACCTGCCAGACTCGTCCCGGGGCAACAACTGGACCCCGGTTTCGGCAACCACTCATACGCTTACGACACTTCAGCAGTGGTTCACTCGCGTTCGCCTTCTCGGCACACACCTGACGCATCTCGTGCGCCTTTTCCGCAGTGCTCATCACCCCGGCTCATTCACCGGAGCAACCTGCGGCGGTTTGAGACCTCCCCCTGCGTGGGCGGTCTCGGAGGGCCTACCTCCATCACCAGTGCAGCACCACGTCAAGAGCTTCCGTCTACATCAGAACCTCCTGTTGTGTTCGTGGCGCACAATCATCTGCGTACCGCACCAGCACGGGGCTGCCGCTCTGCGCACTCCCGGCATCTCTGCCGGTGGTGTAATAGCGGACCCCTGCGGCTTCCTCCATTCCGTGCAGGGCCACGTTGAAGAGCAACGGGCTAATCACCCCCTCCTTGCGGAGTTCCCTCCTCGGTCGGGGCGAACCGGCCGCGATCCACGACCCCGGCCTTCAGCCACTGACCTCGATCATTCACGTGCGCGCGCCGGCTTGAGGTGATCGGTCGAGGTTGAGGTTTCGTCCTGGTTCGTCCTTCGGGTGGTGGTGACGTTCCGGCCCGTGTGTCGTCACGGGTGGTCGTCGGTTTCCACGGGCCGAGGACGGGGCGGGTCTCCTCCTTCCGGAATCGGGGTCGGTGGGGTGGCAGTCAGCCGGGGGCGGGCAGGGCCTGGACGGCGCCCCAGGCGTCGACGATGTCGGTGGATGCGGGCCAGGCGGGGTCGAATTTCAGCTCGCGTCTTCGGGCGTGGTCGGCGAGTTTCGCGGGGACGTCCAGGAGTCGGGTGCGCAGAGTGGCGGGCTCGGCCCGGGCGAGTTTGCCTTCGGTGGCCAGGAGTTGGAACCAGCGGGCGAGGTCGGTGGCCAGGGCGAGGAGGGTGCACCAGGCTTGGTTGACCTTGAAGTAGCGGGAGGGCATCAGGTTGAGGGAGAGGGCCTTGCCGCGTCGGATGCCGGCCTCGACGTGGGTGTGGGAGCGGGCTCGGGCGTCGAGGAACTGCAGTTGCCCGCCGGTGGTGTTGGTGGCGATGGCCTGGTAGCGGTAGTCGGTCTTCTTCTCGTACGGCTTGAGCTCGCGCTCGTACTTGGGGTGGATGGGTTCGCGGCGAACGATCACCCGCATCCCTTCCGGCCAGCCGGTCAGGTCGAGCATGTCGGTGATCTCGACGAGGTCGGCGTCCTTGCGCGGCTGGCCCTTGTGGTCCAGGGCCGGCGTCCACGCGGTGGCCGGGACCTTGGCCAGGGCCTTCCAGAAGTCGTCGTCGCGGGTGTGGCCGACGGAGTACTCCCAGCGGTTGGCCGCGTTGCCGCCGCCGGAGGTGATCCAGGTGAGGAACTCCATCGTGGCTCCGGCGCCGTCGGTGCGGAACAGGACCCGGCGCCGACGGCGGGTGGGCAGCTGACGCAGGCCCTCGATACTCACCGAGATGTGGTCATCGGCGGTGTTGGATCCCGCCGATCCCGGCCGCAGCCGGTTGACCAGGAGTTCTTCGGTGTTGTCGCAGAACATCAACAGCGGGTGGTGGCCATATCCCTTGAAGTTGGGCTCGGCTCCCTCCTTGCCGGAATGCGCCGGGACGACTGAGGCGTCCAGGTCCAGCACCGTGACACCGGTCAGCTCCCGCCCGTTGACCTTGATCCAGGGAAAGCCGCCCGGGCGCAGGTCGAGCTGCTGGTGGACGTGGATACGGGTCCGGGCCCGTGCGGAGGCGATCTTCGTCAGCTGGACCGGTCCGATCGCCTCCAGGGTCCGCCACAGCGTGGACGCCGAGGCCGGGCTGCCCAGGACCAGCGAGGTCTGGCGCATCACATCGATCCCGGCCATCGACCGCGCGCCCAGCAGGACCGCGCAGGCCGCCGAGACCAGGACCGTTCCCCGATCATGGACGGGACGGAAGCCCCGCCGCACCAGGGCAGCCCCGAGCGCGTCGGTCAGCCCGACCTTGTCCGCCAGACGCCGCACCGGCACGATGCCCGCCTTGCCCACCAGCTTCTTCCCGCTTGCGGACAGCGACAGATCATCGGCCCACTCTGTACGCTTCGACACCGGAAGGGTGCCTCCCCTGCACGTGATCCAGTCCTAGAGAAGCTGAATCATCGCAGGTCGGAAGCACCCTTCCTTCATGATGTGACCGACTGTCACTGCGACACCGGGCGCCATGAATTCGTGAGGCTTGCACGGTTCTGAGGGGGCGGGGACGCAGCAATGCGTCCCCGCTACCCGACTGATCATCGGGCTGAACCGGTCGGCGATCGGCACGCTCGTGGAGCGAACGACCCGCTACACCATGCTCGTTCACCTGCCACGAGCCGAGGGATACGGCACCATCCCACCGACAAAGAACGGCCCCGCACTGGGCGGCTACGGTGCCGTGGCCATGAAGGACGCCCTGGCCACCACGATGACCACCCTGCCCGACCAGCTCCGCCGGTCACTGACCTGGGACCGCGGCAAGGAGCTGGCCGCTCACGCCCAAGTCACGGTCGAGACCGGGCTGCCCGTCTACTTCGCAGACCCACACGCTCCCTGGCAGCGGGCCACGAACGAGAACACCAACGGGCTACTGCGCCAGTACTTCCCGAGGGCACCGACCTGTCCCGATGGAGCGCCGACGAACTGTCCGCCATCGCCGCGGTCCTCAACTCCCGCCCCCGTAAGACCCTCAGCTGGAAGACACCCGCGGAAGCCCTCGACGATCATCTACGATCGGTGCACGCCGGTGTTGCGACGACCGGTTGAATCCGCCTTCCGACCCGCGATCGCTGTGGAAGATCGCGCCGCGCAGGCTGCCGCGGGCGTGCGCGGCCATCTTCAGCGCGTCGGCGACGAGCTGGGTGCGCATGTGGTCGGCGATCGACCAGCCGACCACGCGGCGCGAGAAGCAGTCGATGACGGTGGCCAGATAGCGGAACTCGCCGTCGCCGACGGGGAGATAGGTGATGTCACCCATGTACTTCAGGTTCGGAGCCGGGGCGGTGAAGTCCCGTCTGAACAGGTCCGGTACCGGTGTGGCCGATGGCTCGGGCACGGTGGTGCGGACCTTCTTGCGCACGCGGAAACCGGTGATGTGGAACTTGCGCATCACGCGGGCGACCTTCTTCTCGTTGATCTCCATGCCGTGGGTATCCCGCAGCTCGGCGGTGACGCGCGGGGCACCGTAGGTGCCGTCGGATTCGGCGTGGACGGTCTTGATCTTCTCGGCCAGGTCCTCGTCGGCCCGCTCGCGCGCGGCGCGGGCCGCACGGGCCTCGCGCCATTTGTAGTAGGTGGAGCGGGCCACCTCGAGTACCTGGCACAGTCGCTTGACCTTGAAGGTCTTGCGGTGATCCTCAATGAAGCGGCAGCGACTCACCAGTTCATCTCGGCGGCGAAAAACTTCGTCGCCTTGCGCAGGATGTCCCGCTCGGTGGCCAGGGTCGCGTTCTCCTTGCGCGCGGCCTTCAGCTCCTTGCGTAAGACCTCGTTCTCGGCCTTCAGTTCTTCGACGGTGGCCTGGTCGGCCCGGGTGGTGCTGGTCACGTTCTTCCTTGTGGTGCTGACGCCGCCGCGGGCGCGGTCGGCACGGATCCAGTTCCGCAGGGTCTCCGCATTGATCCCCAGGTCACGCGCGGTCTGCGCGATCGTGAGGTCGGGGTCCGAGCTGAACAAGGCCACAGCATCAGCCTTGAACTCGGGCGAATAGACCTTCATCACCATAATCGGTCACCCTCTCACGACCCCCACCGGGGCCGGCGTGCAGGGTGTCCACCACCCAGGGGGAAGCGCCGCACATGGCACCCACAGATCGCGCGAGGGCCGGCGCAGGGGGCGGCCCTCGCCGCAGTGCAGCCAGTGTCGGCATCAGCGACTCGCGGCGCACCAGGCTGCCGGCCCATGTGCTGCCGATTCCGCCACCAGCGGCAGCCACGGCAGAATGTCCACGTACAACGTCCCTCATAGTTGCGACACCGGCAACCGAAGCCCAACCGCTATGCAGGGAAGCGTGAGCGGCAAGGTTTTCCGCGCTGTACAGGCCTTGGCCGCCGCACTGCGAACCGGACGTGGGGCACCACTGGCTCAACCGGCCGCAGCCCTTCATGAGTTTCGGAAGACGTCCATGGGGCCGTGCAGCCGGTCTGGCCTCGCTCAGGACCGCGGGCGCTCCTCCACGCCAAGTGACCCACCGTGCTGATGTCCCCGACGCACTGACCTGCGGTGATTCCAGGTTTCGGCGTCGCGGCGTGTGGGTCTGCACATGGTGGCGGGCCGGTGGTCCGGTCAGAGCCCGATCATCCGGACCCTGTTGCCGCACAACCGGGTCATGTCATCGACGTCCGACGTGAGGATGGCAACCGGGCCGGGCTGACGCAGGGCCGCTTCCGCGACGGTGGCGTCGATCGCGTACTTGTGCCCGTGTAGAGCGGTGGCTTTGAGCAGGTGCGCCGCAGCCTTGGCCGCTTGCTCCGTGACCGGCTCCACCTTGACCCTGGAGAGCGCCCATTGCAACCGGGGCATGTTCACCCGGGAGTGGCTCACCTCCACGATGGTGTTGGCGCTGACGACGAGATCAGAGCCCATCTCGTAGAACACCTGGAACAACGCCAGAATCTTCCGGTCCTGGGCCACCCAGGCCGACAGGCCTTCACTGTCCAGGACGACGGTCTCGATGTGCCCGCTCATGCCGCGCTAGCGCCGGCCGAGGCCTGAGTCGTACCGAAGATCCTCGCTCGGGCCTCGGCCAGCTCCTCTTCGCTGAAGGCCCCGTGCTCGTCCGTGTGGCTGCGCAGGTCTGCGCCGAGGAGCTGGTGCCGGATCTGCCGGGCGACCGCCTCGGCCACATAACCGGAGATGTTGTCCGTGAGCTTCTTCAGCTCCGCCACCTGCTCGGCGGGGAGCGTCACCGTGATTCGCGTGGTGTCGGCCATGACGTCAAGCATACTACGGTATGCGCATCGCGGGCGGGCATTCCGCTCCCCGCACTCGATCCAGTCAGTGCCGGTCGAGGCTCGCCGTCATGCTGCACTTGCCTGGCGAGTACGAGCACCCTGCCGACTGCCGTCCATGCCGCCGTATCAACAAGCTCTTCCGCTGGGCCCCAAAGGGCGCAGCAACACGTGAGTAGCCACACCCCGGCCGGCCAGAACTGAGCGAATGCCCGCAGCCGTTGGAGCCGGCTGCGGGCATTCGCCAATGCGGGCACTTCCCCACGGAACAGGCCGCTCTCAAGCGCCTGTACCTGGCCACCCTCGCCCTCGACCCCACCGGACGCGGCCGTCAGCGGTGGAGCAACCGCTGGAAGCGGGCACTCAACGAGTTCGACGTGCTCTTCGACGGCCGCCTCTCGGCCGGACGAGTGTGAGCCGGACAGCCCAACCAGAAACCGATAGGCCAAACAGACGAATCACACCTCAATCCTGATAGAGCCGCGTGGCAGGCCGATCCGACCCCGGGCCGGTTCGGTCGCCGGGGCGGCGTACAGGCCGGGTCGCGGATGTCGAGGCACAGCACCTGGTACGTGAACCCTCGGGTATTGCATCAGGCGGGCCGGGGTGTTGTTGCTGGCCGGGGCGTCGTCAACTTATCGGGGCTGGTGGGTTGTTGGGGCGTGGCGGGGCGTGGTGGGGCCGGATGGCAGTCTTGGTTCAGGAGGGTTATTCACGGGCTTGGTTTCTTGATCAGCAAGACGGCCCTGCTCGGTAGCCTGGCGTTTGCGACGACGTCAGTTTTCCACCGGGGTAGGGCCGTTGAGCTGGAACGTTACGACAGGGCTGGAAGCGGATCAACTGGAGGCCTTGGTGGTCCGGGTCCACACGATGCTGGTGGAGGACCCCGATCCGCCCGTGGTGCCGGGACGGATGTGGGCGCTGGGCCTGTACAAGTCCGTGGTCCTGGTGTTGTTCCTGCTGCGGCAGAACCCCGTCCAGCAAGCGGCGGCGGAACTGTTCCACATCTCCCAGGCCACCGTCTCGCGCCGGTGGACCACGCTGCTCCCGGTGGTGGAGACGGCCCTGGCCGAGCATGTGCCCGACCCCGCCGACGCCTCACACGGCAGGATCGTCCTGGCCGACGGGACCCTGGTCACCACGTGGGACTGGGCGAGCGAGGGCACCACGATGTTCTCCGGCAAGCATCGTGACACAGGCTTCAACCTGCAGGTCGCCGCCACTCTCAGCGGGGACCTGCTCGCCGTCTCCGCGCCGGTACCCGGCAGTCGGCACGACATGTACGCCTGGCGCCAGTCCCACTTCCCCAAAGCCTTCGCCGACCGGGAGAGCATGGGGGATCTGGGCTATGCCGGCTCCGGCATGCTCACCGCCCGCCGCAAACCACCCGGTCAGGAACGCCCCGTCAAAGACAAGGTGTTCAACCAGAGCATCGGCAAGCTCCGCGCCGCCGTCGAACGAACGATCGCACATCTGAAGGACTGGAAGGTCCTCGCCACTCGCTATCGCGGCCCTCTCACCCGGTTCCCCCTCGTCGCCAAGACCGTCACCGCCCTCGCCTTCTACAAGAACGGCTGGTGCCCCCGTGAATAAGCCTCCTTCCACGCGTCTCTGAAACGGGAGATCCTCAAGGGAGCACGGCGCTTCGACGGGGCCGGCGCCTTCCGGCGTACCGTCTTCCGCTGGCTGACGCGGTACAACACCTGGCGCCGCCACTCGGCGAACGGACAGCTCAGCCCCGTCGCCTACGAACAGATGTCAGCTACCCTGACACTCGCCGCATAACAAACAAACAGGTGTCCACCCTTCGGGTGGAAGGCCCGCCGCAGCACCAGCCGCAGTCTCAGGCGCAGCAGTTATCGCCTGCCGGGCGGTCTCAGGGGGCTGCGTCGGCCCAGTCGCCGTCGTCTGCCGCGCCGTCCCAGGCGCAGTCTCCGTCGGCGCCGTGGTCTGGGGCGCACGCTCAGTCACAGTCTCAAGTGCCGGCCCCCGCCCCGGCCTCGGCGCAGTCTCAGGTGCCAGCGCAGCCGCAGTCTCAGGCCTCGGCGCAGTCGTCGTCTGCCGCGTCGGTGCAGTCTCAGGCGTTGGGGCAGGGGACTCCGTTCTCGTCGCAGGTGCCGTCGGGGCAGCAGTCGGCGGCGGGTGTCTCAACCTCTGCGGGCACGCAAGGCGTGCAGGGGGGACGGGAATCTGGCCAGGCTTCCCGCGGATGTTGCCGGCACTGCTGGAACGTCCGGTTCTGCTTCCCCGGACGGTTCGCTGGGCTCGGCTGCCCAGAGGGCAGGCAGTTCCGGCTTTGGGGACGCTACAGCAGCTGCTGCCAAGCCCGCGGATGGCTCCGCCCTTCTTTCCGGCGCCACGGATCCGGCGGCTGTGCCGGGGGCTGGCGCGGGGCAGCAGCCTTCGGCGGGCGGTCAGCAGTCGGCCGCGCCAACCGGTGAGGAGCCGGTGCAGCCTTCGGTGCCTGTGGCTGGGCAGCAGGGTGCGGCTTCACCGGACGCCGCTGTGGCGGGTTCGGGGTGGCAGCCGGGGACACAGCCGAACTGGGGGGATCTGTTCGGGCAGGGTGGCGGTGCCGGGGAGTCGGTTTCCCAGCCGGTGGAGCAGCTGCCGGTGCAGTCTGAGCAGCCGTCCTCGTTCGGTGGTGATTACTCCGGCGGCTATTACGGCTAGAGCCGTGGTGGAGGAGCGGGTTGCTGGTCGCGTCTGGTACCCGGGGATGCCCCGGGTACCAGACGCGACGCGACTGTCCATGATGCGTCCGCCCGTTCTGCCTCCGTAACTGGATAGGTGCTCCTGGCGGGATGAGTTGAATCTTGTCAGTTGGATCGGTGATCATCTGTCTCGTGTCTGATGCTGCTGTGCCGCCTTCTTATGAGGAACTCGCTGTTCTGGTGGTGCAGTTGCGTGAGGAACTCGCCGCGGCGCGGGAACGGATCGTGGTACTGGAGGGTCAGGTCGTGGACCTGACGGCCCGGCTGGGGAAGAACTCGGCGAACTCTTCCAGGCCGCCGTCTTCGGACGGACTGGCGAAACCGGCTCCGAAGTCTCTGCGTGGGAAGTCCGGGCGGGGGCCGGGCCGCCCGAAAGGCCAGAAGGGCATCACGCTGCGGCAGGTCGCGGACCCCGACCACCGGGTCGAGCACCGGCCCCACGGCCCTTGCGCCGGCTGCGGTGCGGACCTGGCCGGGGCCGTCGTGGCCGGTATCGAGCGGCGTCAGGTCTTCGACCTGCCCGAACGTATCGGCCTGGAGGTCACCGAGCATCAGGTCCTGACCTGCCGGTGCGCGTGCGGGCGGAGCGAGAAGGCCTCCGGTCCCGAGGGCGTGCGGGCCCCGGTGCAGTACGGTCCTGGTCTCGCGGCCGCCGGCGTCTACCTGATGCACGGCCAGTTCCTGTCCAAGGACCGCACCGCCACCGCCCTGGCAGACCTCTTCGACGCGTCCGTCGCGCCGGGCACGGTGGCCTCGTGGGTACGCACTTGCGCGAGCCGGCTGGATGCCTTCGGCCGTCTCGTGGCCGGGAAGGTCGCCGGCGCGGCGGTGGCGTTCTTCGACGAGACGGGGTTCCGCACCGCCGGGTGCCTGCACTGGCTGCACTCCGCCTCCAGCGGCCAGTTCGTACACCTGTCGGTGCACCGCCGCCGCGGTCGCGAAGGCATCGACGCGGCCGGGATACTGCCCGGCTTCACCGGCATCGCCATGCACGACGCCTGGGCGCCCTACGACTCCTACCCGCAGGCCGAACACGCCTTGTGCTCGGCACACGTACTACGCGAACTGGTCGCGGTCACCGAGCGGGGCAGCGAGAAGGCCCGGTGCGCGGCCTACCGCGCCATCGACGCCGTGCTGGCCCTGAAGAAGGCCGCGGAAGAGGCCCGAGCGGACGGGCTCGACGCGATCGCCGTGTCCGTGAAGGACGGTGAGCTTGGGGCGCTGGCCCAGGCGGTGGCCGACGGGCTGAAGGCGACCGCCACCCGCAGCTCGAAGACCGAGGCGAAGTACCACGCCCTGTTCAGACGGCTGACGAAGCGCTGGAACGACTACCTGCGCTGGGTCCACGACCTCACACTGCCGTTCGACAACAACCCAGCCGAACAGACGATCAGGATGGCCAAGCTGCGGATCAAGGTCTCCGGCTGCCTGCGCACGCTGCACGGCGCGCAGGACTTCGCCGCGATCCGCACCTACCTGGCCACCGCCACCCGACACGAGCAGCCCATGCTCGACGTCCTCATCCAGGCCATGCGCGGCAGCCCCTGGATGCCCGCCCTCGGCTGATCACCGGTCCCGCCAACCGGCAATCACGCACGCCTCCGGACCGAGACACCTATCCAGTCACCAACCGACAACGCCTCCACAGCGCCATCGGTGACCTCCCACCCGCCGAGTACGAGGCCATGTACTACCGTTCACACCAAGTGACTCAGACCAACTGAGAACCACACATCACACTCTCCAACGAACCCGGTGCGGTTCACTAATGGCTGTTCCGTTGTTCCCCGAGGCCGGAATACGAGAGCCCACCAGTACCCAAGGCCGGTAGAGGCCCCCGCAGGCCGAAGCCCATCGCGGCCGCGGGTCCGGGCGGCGATGGGCTTCGGCGTGGTCCGGACCCGTGTCTCCGGGC
This is a stretch of genomic DNA from Streptomyces sp. V4I8. It encodes these proteins:
- a CDS encoding transposase, translating into MVMKVYSPEFKADAVALFSSDPDLTIAQTARDLGINAETLRNWIRADRARGGVSTTRKNVTSTTRADQATVEELKAENEVLRKELKAARKENATLATERDILRKATKFFAAEMNW
- a CDS encoding IS1634 family transposase translates to MRTTKRENKSGTVRYLHLAHNEWDPVKGRAVPKVLFTFGREDELDRDAIRRLVASLSRLLEPGEALEAGTTPGLEFTGSVPFGGAYVLDHLWHRLKIDQIVSGVGQPKRGRPRDMSATERVLFALVANRALAPSSKLAAAEWITHDVHIDSLPEAGEQSCYRAMDWLHEVKDDLEKQVFDEVANLLNLEVDLLFFDTTSTYFELEEPDESVARDEKGHRRDDAGDEGQDVGDAAKPAGFRTHGKSKDSRDDLPQIVIGLAVTRDGIPVRVWSWPGNASDQTLIRQVKDDMRDWTLSKIVWVADRGFSSDRNRRYLRSGTDAYIIGEKLRTTSPEVKQALSRQGRYQDITGHMRVKEVRISDTERFVICHNPEAADRDQHMREQLVAQLQELIADTDKLSDFKRGELRGKIAAKPGLNRYLRITPAGKLRVDQTKVKAEENRDGKYLLRCSDPKLSAEDIARGYKALLEVERGWRDMKQVIDLRPVYHRLEERIRAHVLLCWLALLLIRIAETATGETWPRIRRELDRLHLGTFTGPTGTFQQVTTPTKPQQDLLTKLQIPTPKQIAGLQPAPR
- the ltrA gene encoding group II intron reverse transcriptase/maturase — encoded protein: MDGVTIEQFEQNLSRNLFKLWNRMSSGSYFPPAVKAVEIPKAGGKGVRVLGIPSVSDRIAQTVAAMYLERRVEPVFHPDSYGYRPRRSALDAVEQCRRRCWRSDWVVDLDIRAFFDSVDHELMLRAVERHVDEDGKWVLLYVKRWLVAPLAKPDGSVQQRERGTPQGSAISPVLANLYLHYAFDAWLVREFPHVAFERYCDDAVIHCKSESQARRVRDALAQRLAQVGLELHPDKTRIVYCKDADRRGSYEHTSFTFLGYTFRPRLAKNRYGKHFVNFLPAVSRAAIKAMGKEMRSWRIAQRSDKSLMDLARMFNSVVQGWINYYGRFYKSMLYPLLRRINRMLVGAGLARSTNDYAAGRNARENYWRARPAGIPTCSPIGGSASNLMAGQREPCEPRGSRTVLRAAAGAIPAADSPCRDVHQP
- a CDS encoding IS1380 family transposase; the protein is MSKRTEWADDLSLSASGKKLVGKAGIVPVRRLADKVGLTDALGAALVRRGFRPVHDRGTVLVSAACAVLLGARSMAGIDVMRQTSLVLGSPASASTLWRTLEAIGPVQLTKIASARARTRIHVHQQLDLRPGGFPWIKVNGRELTGVTVLDLDASVVPAHSGKEGAEPNFKGYGHHPLLMFCDNTEELLVNRLRPGSAGSNTADDHISVSIEGLRQLPTRRRRRVLFRTDGAGATMEFLTWITSGGGNAANRWEYSVGHTRDDDFWKALAKVPATAWTPALDHKGQPRKDADLVEITDMLDLTGWPEGMRVIVRREPIHPKYERELKPYEKKTDYRYQAIATNTTGGQLQFLDARARSHTHVEAGIRRGKALSLNLMPSRYFKVNQAWCTLLALATDLARWFQLLATEGKLARAEPATLRTRLLDVPAKLADHARRRELKFDPAWPASTDIVDAWGAVQALPAPG
- a CDS encoding DNA-binding protein; this translates as MSGHIETVVLDSEGLSAWVAQDRKILALFQVFYEMGSDLVVSANTIVEVSHSRVNMPRLQWALSRVKVEPVTEQAAKAAAHLLKATALHGHKYAIDATVAEAALRQPGPVAILTSDVDDMTRLCGNRVRMIGL
- a CDS encoding group II intron maturase-specific domain-containing protein yields the protein MCTSREQAEQVKERLAAWLTPRGLAFHEDKTRIVHAESGFDFLGFNVRRYHGKLLIKPSTAAQRRIRERLSTEMVALRGANAGAVLKKINPIVRGWSAYYRTVVSSEIFTALDNHMWKLAYKWAKHSHPNKPKHWISDKYFGRFNRSRNDRWVFGDRDSGAYLLKFSWTKIVRHQLVKGKASPDDPALESYWAQRRRKGIPLPADAMTVRLLQAQHGRCSICGGLLLHADRPPQSPGEWEAWRVVIRKATSKQYIAFPDGNTPDGQRLRLLHTHCQRRNGAAATTSPVLLPASEPLGLA